Proteins encoded within one genomic window of Methanocorpusculum vombati:
- a CDS encoding PGF-CTERM sorting domain-containing protein encodes TATPQTPGFGAFIALAGLGAVALLVLRRD; translated from the coding sequence CAACCGCAACCCCCCAGACTCCGGGATTCGGCGCATTCATTGCACTCGCAGGACTTGGTGCAGTAGCACTCCTCGTACTCCGCCGCGATTAA